A single Manduca sexta isolate Smith_Timp_Sample1 chromosome 11, JHU_Msex_v1.0, whole genome shotgun sequence DNA region contains:
- the LOC115442609 gene encoding ribokinase codes for MQSQLAKSTSSKIVVIGSCSVDFTAYAPRLAKPGETLHGYKFITSYGGKGANQCVAAAKLGGNAYMICRVGDDQWGQQYKQYLKELGVDVSHTNITPNVTTGIAQISVADNGENQIIIVPGANNNLSTSDIEQSKEVIKQADVLIGQLETPFLTTLEAFKLNNGIKILNAAPARTGIEEIFPFCTILCVNETEASILTNLEVNVTNAAIALKKLVDIGCESVVITLGQQGAVYLSKRDQQPIHVPCKNVKPVDTTGAGDAFVGALATFLVTHKDYPMHQIIGAACEVATISVTKIGTQTSYPTNFKAFTKEYEYQKI; via the exons ATATGCGCCAAGACTCGCGAAACCTGGCGAAACTTTGCAcggatataaatttattaccaGTTACGGTGGAAAAGGAGCCAACCAATGTGTTGCTGCGGCCAAATTAGGAGGAAACGCATATATGATATGCAGA gtgGGCGATGATCAATGGGGTcaacaatataaacaatatttgaaagAGCTGGGAGTAGATGTTTCTCATACAAATATTACACCTAACGTAACTACTGGTATTGCTCAAATATCGGTTGCCGACAATGgagaaaatcaaattattatagtGCCAGGGGCGAATAATAACCTTAGCACATCAGATATTGAACAATCTaaagaagtaataaaacaagCGGATGTACTTATTGGACAGTTGGAAACACCCTTCTTAACTACCTTAGAAgcatttaaactaaataatggt ataaaaatattaaatgctgCACCAGCTCGCACAGGTATTGAAGAAATATTTCCGTTCTGCACAATATTATGTGTGAACGAAACAGAAGCATCTATATTAACGAATTTAGAAGTCAATGTAAC GAATGCCGCAATAGCATTAAAGAAACTTGTTGATATTGGATGTGAAAGTGTTGTCATAACACTGGGACAACAGGGAGCAGTCTATTTATCGAAAAGAGACCAACAACCTATACATGTGCCTTGCAAAAATGTGAAGCCTGTAGACACAACG GGCGCAGGTGATGCTTTTGTTGGAGCCTTGGCAACTTTCTTGGTTACTCATAAGGACTACCCGATGCATCAAATAATCGGAGCAGCCTGCGAAGTGGCTACTATCTCAGTAACCAAAATAGGTACACAAACAAGTTACCCTACCAACTTTAAAGCTTTTACAAAGGAATACgaataccaaaaaatttaa